A single window of Chloroflexota bacterium DNA harbors:
- a CDS encoding ATP-binding cassette domain-containing protein — MTHEPLLELRHVRRTFEAGETTVVALDDVSLTIGAAEMVAIQGPSGSGKSTLLQIIGLLDRPTSGAVLLDGQDLSALSDAEQTRLRLTTLGFVFQRFHLFNDLTATENVELPMEAAGVPLNERRARAAELLRAVGLGERMEFRPSRLSGGQRQRVAIARALANNPRIILADEPTGELHSEDKARVLALFQQFHAEGRAIVMVTHDKEVAATAERQIEIRDGQVAEITNATTLADAAQPLAMAAAGGGSEPTRLERRRAVILLPDGTPAEHHEVAPAEARGAQAYANGLSPLPPGDAPTAMTPASAAPAPTVPTAGTPMAAVPVATARRRSSRRWPRLLVTAALAIGLVAAGGVAYTRYGGSAGSTPAPTEQATTTKNVARGELRPESEATVRTLVGGVVTGLSVSIGSTVVENQELARVRTPDGAITVITAPWQGSVTNLPVHTGDTVTAGATIAAVGDISRLRIETDDVDEFMVARIRTGQSVTVTVDAIEGRELRGRVRSVALRSERDADGDLHYPVIVDLDWTPPDLRAGMTVRVHIPQE; from the coding sequence GTGACGCATGAGCCGCTGCTGGAGCTTCGCCACGTCCGGCGGACGTTCGAGGCTGGCGAGACGACCGTCGTCGCGCTGGACGACGTGTCGCTGACCATCGGCGCGGCCGAGATGGTCGCCATTCAGGGGCCGTCAGGCTCTGGCAAGAGCACCCTGCTGCAGATCATCGGGCTGCTCGACCGGCCGACCTCCGGCGCAGTGCTGCTCGACGGGCAGGATCTGAGCGCACTCAGCGACGCCGAGCAGACGCGCCTGCGCCTGACGACGCTCGGGTTCGTCTTCCAGCGCTTCCACCTGTTCAACGACCTGACGGCCACCGAGAACGTCGAGCTGCCGATGGAGGCGGCCGGCGTCCCGCTGAACGAGCGCCGCGCCCGCGCCGCCGAGCTGCTGCGGGCGGTCGGTCTGGGCGAGCGGATGGAGTTCCGGCCGTCGCGCCTGTCCGGCGGGCAGCGGCAGCGGGTCGCCATCGCGCGGGCGCTGGCGAACAACCCGCGCATCATCCTGGCCGACGAGCCGACCGGCGAGCTGCACTCCGAAGATAAGGCTCGCGTGCTGGCGCTGTTCCAGCAGTTCCACGCCGAGGGGAGGGCGATCGTGATGGTCACCCACGACAAAGAGGTTGCCGCCACCGCCGAGCGGCAGATCGAGATCCGCGACGGGCAGGTGGCCGAGATCACCAACGCCACGACGCTGGCCGACGCCGCTCAGCCGCTCGCTATGGCTGCCGCTGGCGGGGGCAGCGAGCCGACGCGCCTGGAGCGCCGCCGCGCCGTGATCCTGCTGCCGGACGGCACGCCTGCCGAGCACCATGAGGTTGCCCCAGCCGAGGCGCGCGGCGCGCAGGCGTACGCCAACGGCCTGTCGCCGCTGCCGCCGGGCGACGCGCCGACCGCCATGACGCCGGCGTCCGCCGCGCCAGCGCCGACCGTGCCGACGGCCGGCACGCCGATGGCCGCGGTTCCGGTCGCCACGGCTCGTCGCCGTTCGTCCAGGCGCTGGCCGCGCCTGCTGGTCACGGCGGCGCTGGCGATCGGGCTGGTGGCGGCGGGCGGAGTCGCCTACACCCGGTACGGCGGCTCGGCAGGCTCGACGCCGGCCCCGACCGAGCAGGCGACCACGACCAAGAACGTGGCACGCGGTGAGCTGCGCCCCGAGAGCGAGGCGACGGTCCGCACGCTGGTCGGCGGCGTGGTGACCGGCCTGTCGGTGAGCATCGGCTCGACCGTGGTCGAGAACCAGGAGCTGGCCCGGGTGCGGACCCCGGACGGGGCCATCACGGTCATCACGGCGCCGTGGCAGGGCAGCGTCACGAACCTGCCGGTCCACACCGGCGACACCGTCACGGCCGGCGCGACCATCGCGGCGGTCGGGGACATCAGCCGGCTGCGCATCGAGACGGACGACGTGGACGAGTTCATGGTGGCGCGGATCCGGACTGGCCAGAGCGTGACCGTGACGGTGGACGCCATCGAGGGGCGGGAGCTGCGCGGGCGGGTTCGCAGCGTGGCGCTGCGCTCCGAGCGGGATGCGGACGGCGACCTGCACTACCCGGTCATCGTGGATCTGGACTGGACGCCGCCGGACCTGCGGGCCGGGATGACGGTCCGGGTGCACATCCCGCAGGAGTAG
- a CDS encoding phosphotransferase, with protein sequence MPQTLPPLISALLQPDAYPFEAGNITLHETHISWVLLAGPYAFKLHKPVDFGFVDFTSRAARYADCAAEVRLNRRLCPDVYLGVVPVEHRDGRYRVTLAELDPSGLAEPLDRHAVLAPGAEPAVWMRRLPADGMLPAMLARDAVPTALVERIATMLAAFHERAETGPGVDEYGTVATIKANWDENFRQVMPFVGRTILPEVFGETARCVRRLLTVQRPLFERRVAEGRIRDCHGDLHAGSVCVADGQVYLFDCLEFLPRFRCSDVAAEVAFLAMDLDHYGRRDLANAFVRAYVSASRDPELLALLDFYRCYRAFVRGKVDSLRLADVALPEPEQQSVVADARAYFDLALGYVRQAAMQAA encoded by the coding sequence ATGCCACAGACGCTCCCGCCGCTCATCTCGGCGCTGCTCCAACCGGACGCCTACCCGTTCGAGGCCGGCAACATTACCCTCCACGAGACCCACATCTCGTGGGTGCTGCTGGCCGGGCCGTACGCCTTCAAGCTGCACAAGCCCGTCGACTTCGGGTTCGTCGACTTCACGTCGCGGGCAGCGCGCTACGCGGACTGCGCGGCCGAGGTCCGCCTGAATCGCCGGCTCTGTCCGGACGTGTACCTCGGGGTCGTGCCCGTCGAGCATCGGGACGGCCGGTACCGCGTGACGCTGGCGGAGCTCGATCCATCCGGCCTCGCTGAGCCGCTCGACCGGCACGCCGTCCTCGCGCCCGGTGCCGAGCCGGCCGTCTGGATGCGGCGTCTTCCCGCCGACGGGATGCTGCCCGCGATGCTCGCGCGGGACGCTGTCCCGACCGCGCTGGTGGAGCGGATCGCCACGATGCTCGCTGCCTTCCACGAGCGGGCTGAGACCGGCCCCGGCGTAGACGAGTATGGGACCGTCGCCACCATCAAAGCGAACTGGGACGAGAATTTCCGGCAGGTGATGCCGTTCGTCGGACGGACGATCCTCCCTGAGGTCTTTGGCGAGACGGCCCGCTGCGTCCGCCGCCTGCTGACCGTGCAGCGCCCCCTCTTCGAGCGCCGCGTGGCCGAAGGGCGCATCCGTGACTGCCACGGTGACCTGCACGCCGGCAGCGTCTGCGTGGCAGATGGTCAGGTGTACCTCTTCGACTGCCTGGAGTTCCTGCCACGCTTCCGCTGCTCGGATGTGGCCGCCGAGGTGGCGTTCCTGGCGATGGATCTCGACCATTACGGTCGCCGTGACCTCGCGAATGCGTTCGTCCGGGCCTACGTCAGCGCGAGCCGTGACCCGGAGCTGCTGGCGCTGCTCGATTTCTACCGCTGCTACCGCGCGTTCGTGCGCGGCAAGGTGGACAGCCTGCGGCTTGCCGATGTCGCGCTGCCCGAGCCAGAGCAGCAGTCCGTTGTGGCGGACGCCCGCGCCTACTTTGACCTCGCGCTCGGGTACGTCCGCCAGGCGGCCATGCAGGCGGCCTGA
- a CDS encoding ABC transporter permease: MTTYRRGVTAHLDGASPDQPSPSGLDTARQPIPLLALPYAVRTVLRRWRGTIGMVLGVGIALGIGMTMLGVNTATLDLYTREYRLSGADFRVIQQGGTLVPLLPSDSPGTLKHATSRLAQIRGMPGVIQAVGAVSWELERERPGPKRTDQPAELVGVMGIDGEPDKIDGTVVIDSGRWLRRSDELVVGSRLSREKGITLGQSVRLGGRDFQVVGIGKLRGFGFQADSIAYLDRQSLRQRADLGDVVNVIAVDSSRPEATRARLADLDAVSVYDVPETVRLAEKALESDVVSHWTMTLMILSVAAIFVNNMLGGSVEARRLELATLRAIGVPSRTILLSVAGEALAICAAASVVGVVVATLFGTIINGYVAPAYGQEEFYAADRTLIVTVVALSLTLGALASLGPARQAVRVDPVEVLRDA; this comes from the coding sequence GTGACGACGTACCGCCGCGGCGTGACCGCGCACCTGGATGGGGCCAGTCCGGACCAGCCGAGCCCGTCAGGCCTGGACACGGCGCGCCAGCCGATTCCGCTGCTGGCCCTGCCATACGCGGTCCGGACCGTTCTCCGGCGCTGGCGCGGCACGATCGGTATGGTGCTGGGCGTCGGTATCGCGCTGGGCATCGGGATGACGATGCTCGGCGTCAACACGGCCACGCTCGACCTCTACACCCGGGAGTATCGCCTCTCGGGGGCGGACTTCCGCGTCATTCAGCAGGGCGGCACCCTCGTTCCGTTGCTGCCCAGCGACTCGCCCGGCACGCTCAAGCACGCCACCAGCCGGCTGGCCCAGATCCGCGGGATGCCCGGGGTGATCCAGGCCGTTGGCGCGGTCTCCTGGGAGCTGGAGCGCGAGCGGCCCGGCCCGAAGCGCACGGACCAGCCGGCCGAGCTGGTCGGCGTGATGGGCATCGACGGCGAGCCGGACAAGATCGACGGCACGGTGGTCATCGACAGCGGGCGCTGGCTCCGGCGGTCGGATGAGCTGGTGGTCGGGAGCCGGCTGAGCCGCGAGAAAGGCATCACGCTCGGGCAGAGCGTCCGCCTGGGCGGGCGCGACTTCCAGGTGGTCGGCATCGGCAAGCTGCGCGGCTTCGGTTTCCAGGCCGACAGCATCGCCTACCTCGACCGGCAGAGCCTGCGGCAGCGAGCTGACCTCGGGGATGTCGTCAACGTGATCGCGGTGGACTCGTCACGGCCGGAGGCGACGCGCGCCCGGCTGGCCGACCTCGACGCCGTCTCCGTCTACGACGTGCCCGAGACGGTCCGTCTGGCCGAGAAGGCCCTGGAGAGCGACGTCGTCAGCCATTGGACGATGACCCTCATGATCCTGAGCGTCGCCGCGATCTTCGTCAACAACATGCTTGGCGGGTCCGTCGAGGCGCGCCGGCTGGAGCTGGCGACGCTGCGGGCCATCGGCGTGCCGAGCCGCACGATCCTGCTGTCGGTGGCCGGCGAGGCGCTGGCGATCTGTGCGGCGGCCTCGGTCGTCGGGGTCGTGGTCGCCACCCTGTTCGGCACGATCATCAACGGCTACGTTGCGCCGGCCTACGGCCAGGAGGAGTTCTACGCCGCCGACCGCACCCTGATCGTGACCGTCGTGGCGCTCTCGCTGACGCTGGGCGCGCTGGCAAGCCTCGGCCCGGCCCGGCAGGCCGTTCGAGTCGATCCCGTGGAGGTGCTCCGTGACGCATGA
- a CDS encoding ABC transporter permease, with translation MSAMRGFLHGARPVRLAEPFPASAASGGVLRGLPFPLRSVVRRWRTLVGMILGVGVALGIGMTIMAVSSASVNLLAGDFARSGADLYVHAEGGTLMPILPGDSPGKLQSARGKLSQIRSMPGVRSAFGTMTWSVERERADRRRRIGEPTELVTVVGVDGDPSLMTDTLLLQSGRWIRRADEVVVGLTLAREKGLSLGDTIRLNEGDFRVVGVGRLRSSGWGSDGLAYMEYRALRQRAEFGDAMNVIVVDSSQPADTRARVERMESVAVSSPDDLVRQAEKLLESSRVMQGIIVGLTLTIAGLFVSNMLGRSVTARRTELATMRAIGVPRTSILLLIAGEALAVTALATVVAIGFSLSLGWLFDRYLAPQYGIETMYVAGPTLFLGVGGLALGIGLLAGLGPARRATLVDPVEVLREA, from the coding sequence ATGTCCGCAATGCGCGGATTCCTGCACGGTGCGCGCCCGGTGCGTCTCGCGGAGCCGTTCCCGGCGTCCGCGGCGAGCGGCGGCGTGCTGCGCGGCCTGCCGTTTCCGCTGCGCTCGGTGGTCCGCCGCTGGCGCACGCTCGTCGGCATGATCCTCGGCGTCGGCGTTGCGCTCGGCATCGGCATGACGATCATGGCCGTCAGCAGCGCGTCCGTGAACCTGCTCGCCGGCGACTTCGCCCGCTCGGGCGCGGACCTGTACGTCCACGCTGAGGGCGGCACGCTGATGCCGATCCTCCCTGGCGACTCGCCCGGCAAGCTCCAGAGCGCGCGCGGCAAGCTCTCGCAGATCAGGAGCATGCCGGGCGTCCGGTCGGCGTTCGGGACGATGACCTGGAGCGTCGAACGGGAGCGGGCCGACCGTCGCCGCCGCATCGGCGAGCCGACCGAGCTGGTGACCGTCGTCGGCGTGGACGGCGACCCCAGCCTGATGACCGATACCCTGCTCCTGCAGTCCGGCCGCTGGATCCGGCGGGCTGACGAGGTCGTCGTCGGGTTGACGCTGGCCCGCGAGAAAGGTCTGAGCCTTGGCGACACCATTCGCCTCAACGAGGGCGATTTTCGGGTGGTCGGCGTCGGGCGGCTGCGCAGCTCCGGCTGGGGCTCGGACGGCCTGGCGTACATGGAGTACCGGGCATTGCGGCAGCGGGCCGAGTTCGGCGACGCCATGAACGTGATCGTGGTGGACAGCAGCCAGCCGGCCGACACCCGTGCCCGCGTCGAGCGGATGGAGTCGGTCGCCGTCTCCAGCCCTGACGACCTCGTCCGGCAGGCCGAGAAGCTCCTGGAGTCCAGCCGTGTGATGCAGGGCATCATCGTCGGGCTGACGCTGACCATCGCCGGTCTGTTCGTCAGCAACATGCTGGGCCGGTCCGTCACGGCCCGCCGCACCGAGCTGGCCACCATGCGGGCCATCGGCGTGCCGCGCACGTCGATCTTGCTGCTGATCGCCGGCGAGGCGCTGGCTGTCACGGCCCTGGCGACGGTCGTGGCCATCGGGTTCAGCCTGTCGCTGGGCTGGCTGTTCGACCGCTACCTCGCGCCGCAGTACGGCATCGAGACGATGTACGTGGCCGGGCCGACGCTCTTCCTGGGGGTTGGCGGGCTGGCGCTGGGCATCGGGCTGCTGGCCGGCCTGGGGCCGGCCCGGCGGGCGACGCTGGTCGATCCCGTCGAGGTGCTGCGGGAGGCATGA
- a CDS encoding universal stress protein, whose translation MTTVLVPLDGSELAQRAVPFALGIARRDGRSVLLLRAVNTLAAPTYREGQILVNEAADALEAYAATLADRGLTITTRVVDAPAEVAILEAAEDDEVDLIVMSTHGRSGLGRWIYGSVADAVLRDAPVPVLIIPPHGSPELKEDGPVKILVPLDGSALALSALGPATRLADSLDATLVLGSVVTFPHYAAYAEGYTFVDPAPTENALAVSREYLQEVAATIRTDTRKVEVSAMFGSPFFGVAMLAAELQASLIVMATHGRGGLARAVMGSVASATLKQSEIPVLMVRPDELARIEQSDAGLTATEARPAETAMPMPDMLTEPAEAGETEPTVTVALTPEELNTLILALGERFHSEPVDPRYAETTRELLAKLRAARAPSFADPVGAR comes from the coding sequence ATGACCACTGTGCTCGTTCCGCTGGATGGCTCTGAGCTAGCCCAGCGCGCCGTTCCTTTCGCACTCGGGATCGCCAGGCGCGATGGACGCTCCGTACTCTTGCTGCGAGCCGTCAACACGCTGGCCGCCCCGACCTACCGCGAGGGGCAGATCCTCGTGAACGAGGCCGCCGACGCCCTCGAAGCCTACGCCGCAACGCTGGCAGACCGTGGCCTGACCATCACCACCCGGGTCGTGGATGCCCCGGCGGAGGTCGCCATCCTCGAAGCCGCGGAGGACGACGAGGTTGACCTGATCGTGATGTCCACGCACGGGCGCAGCGGGCTGGGCCGCTGGATCTACGGCAGCGTGGCTGACGCTGTGCTGCGGGATGCGCCGGTGCCGGTGCTGATTATCCCCCCACATGGCAGCCCTGAGCTGAAGGAAGATGGCCCCGTCAAAATCCTCGTGCCGCTGGACGGATCGGCGCTCGCACTGTCGGCGCTCGGGCCTGCCACCCGGCTCGCCGACAGCCTCGACGCGACGCTGGTGCTCGGGTCGGTCGTGACCTTCCCGCACTACGCCGCCTACGCCGAGGGGTACACGTTCGTCGATCCCGCGCCAACAGAGAATGCCCTGGCCGTCAGCCGCGAGTACCTCCAGGAGGTCGCGGCGACGATCCGCACCGACACCCGCAAGGTCGAGGTCTCGGCCATGTTCGGCTCGCCGTTCTTCGGGGTGGCGATGCTGGCCGCTGAGCTTCAGGCCTCGCTGATCGTGATGGCGACGCATGGCCGAGGCGGCCTCGCCCGCGCGGTCATGGGCAGCGTCGCCTCGGCAACCCTCAAGCAGAGCGAGATCCCCGTGCTGATGGTCCGTCCGGACGAGCTGGCCCGCATCGAGCAGAGCGACGCGGGGCTCACCGCGACCGAAGCTCGCCCGGCCGAGACGGCGATGCCGATGCCCGACATGCTGACCGAGCCTGCCGAGGCCGGAGAGACCGAGCCGACCGTGACCGTCGCGCTGACGCCCGAGGAGCTGAATACCCTGATCCTCGCGCTTGGCGAGCGCTTCCACAGCGAACCAGTCGATCCCCGCTACGCCGAAACGACGCGCGAGCTGCTGGCGAAGCTCCGAGCCGCCCGCGCACCGTCCTTTGCCGATCCGGTCGGCGCCCGCTGA
- a CDS encoding anion permease, whose translation MATVAHHRPHLSLPHFPWHGVKLVPLLITLAVGAILWMIPPPQVAADALPQGANIAKAWHLLAIFVATIVGIITKPLPMGAVAILGVTATALTNTLTIADALSGFQDTTIWLIVLAFFIARGFIKTGLGSRIAYQFVRMLGTRTLGLGYGLIATDLVLAPAIPSNTARAGGVVFPILKSLSTAYGSRAEDGTARKMGAYLTITAFQGTIITSAMFLTAMAANPLAAKLAADMGIAISWTNWAVAALVPGLASLIIVPALLYKLYAPEIKSTPAAAEMARTELAKMGPMSADEWMMLGTFGLLLVLWIFGPQLGNLNATTAALVGLGVLLLVGVLSWKDVQEETGAWDTLVWFAALVMMAGFLNKLGLVPWFSKAVGDSLAGVNWVYAFLALSLVYLYSHYMFASNTAHVGAMYAAFLGVSVAVGTPPVLAALVLAFFSNLMSSMTHYGTGPAPVLFGAGYVDIGTWWKLGFVVSVVNVVIWLVLGGLWWKVLGLW comes from the coding sequence ATGGCTACCGTCGCGCATCATCGCCCCCATCTCTCCCTACCGCACTTCCCATGGCATGGCGTCAAGCTGGTCCCGTTGCTGATCACGCTGGCTGTCGGTGCGATTCTCTGGATGATCCCTCCGCCGCAGGTTGCCGCCGATGCGCTGCCCCAGGGCGCGAACATCGCGAAGGCGTGGCACCTCCTGGCGATCTTCGTCGCCACCATCGTCGGCATCATCACCAAGCCGCTGCCGATGGGCGCTGTCGCGATCCTCGGCGTGACGGCTACCGCGCTGACCAATACGCTGACGATCGCGGATGCGCTGTCGGGCTTCCAGGACACCACGATCTGGCTGATCGTCCTGGCGTTCTTCATCGCGCGTGGGTTCATCAAGACCGGCCTCGGCAGCCGCATCGCGTACCAGTTCGTGCGGATGCTCGGCACGCGGACCCTCGGTCTGGGGTACGGACTGATCGCGACAGACCTGGTACTCGCGCCGGCTATCCCCAGTAACACCGCCCGCGCCGGCGGCGTAGTCTTCCCGATCCTCAAGTCGCTGTCAACCGCCTACGGCAGCCGTGCCGAAGACGGCACCGCCCGCAAGATGGGCGCCTATCTGACCATCACGGCGTTCCAGGGCACCATCATCACCAGCGCCATGTTCCTGACGGCGATGGCCGCGAACCCGCTGGCCGCCAAGCTCGCCGCCGATATGGGCATCGCCATCAGCTGGACCAACTGGGCCGTCGCGGCGCTGGTCCCGGGCCTCGCCAGCCTGATCATCGTTCCGGCGCTGCTCTACAAGCTGTACGCTCCGGAGATCAAGAGCACCCCGGCCGCCGCCGAGATGGCCAGGACCGAACTCGCCAAGATGGGCCCGATGTCCGCTGATGAGTGGATGATGCTCGGCACGTTCGGCCTGCTGCTGGTCCTCTGGATCTTCGGCCCGCAGCTCGGCAACCTCAATGCAACCACCGCTGCGCTCGTCGGCCTCGGCGTGCTGCTCCTGGTTGGCGTGCTCTCCTGGAAGGATGTCCAGGAAGAGACCGGCGCCTGGGACACCCTGGTCTGGTTCGCCGCCCTCGTGATGATGGCGGGCTTCCTCAACAAGCTCGGCCTGGTGCCGTGGTTCAGCAAGGCCGTTGGCGACAGCCTGGCTGGCGTCAACTGGGTCTACGCGTTCCTCGCCCTCAGCCTCGTGTACCTGTACAGCCACTACATGTTCGCCAGCAACACCGCCCACGTCGGCGCGATGTATGCCGCCTTCCTCGGGGTCTCGGTGGCTGTCGGCACGCCGCCCGTCCTCGCCGCGCTGGTGCTCGCGTTCTTCAGCAACCTGATGAGCAGCATGACCCACTACGGGACCGGCCCGGCGCCGGTGCTCTTCGGGGCTGGCTATGTGGACATCGGGACGTGGTGGAAGCTCGGCTTCGTCGTCAGCGTCGTGAACGTCGTCATCTGGCTGGTGCTCGGCGGCCTGTGGTGGAAGGTGCTGGGCCTCTGGTAA